DNA from Kitasatospora herbaricolor:
GCCGGGCATGGCGTGGTGCAGCCCGCCGGCGAAGTTCACCGCATGCGGGGTCTCGGCCCGCCAGACCGCCTCGGCGGCCGCCACCGACTGGCCGGCGATCAGTGCGGAGGCCGAGTGCAGGGCGGGGAAGGACCAGTTGTCCTCGGTGCCGAGACCGTGCCGGGCGTCCCGCTCGTCCGGGTGCGCGGCGGCGTACTTGACCGCCTCGACGTACTCGCGGGTGTGCACCAGACCGAGGGTGGAGTCCCCGGCGGCGGCCGCGGCCCGCACCGTCACGCCCGGTCCGGTGGTCAGCCCCAGCGACTCGGCCAGCCGCATGGTGAGGGCCAGCCGGGTCGGGTCCATCGGGTGGCCGGGGCCGAAGTCGTAGCTCGTGACGGCTTCGTCCCAGAAGAGGTGCAGGCCGCAGGGGGTTTCACGCTCGGCGTCGGGCATGGCCTCCACGGTAGTGGGTGGGGCCCGGCGGGCGTCGTAAGGGTCCGCCCGCGGGCCCGGCGGGCCGTCAGAGCACCTTCGCCGGTGTACGGGTCGTGATCGGCGCCGGCGCGAAGTGGCCGGCCAGCGGGATCACCGCGAGGACCAGCAGCATCGGCGCGAGCAGTGCCCAGCGGTAGGAGCTGGCGTCGGCGATCGCCCCGACCAGCGGTGAGCCGATCAGGAAGCCGACGTAGTTGAACAGGTTGAGCCGGGCCACCGCCGCGTCGGAGTCGTCCGGGAAGAGCCGCCCGCCGGCCGCGAACACCTGCGGGATGATCGCGCAGATCCCGAACCCGAGGACGGTGAAACCGGCGATGCCCGCCCACGGGCCGGGCGCCGCGGCGGCGAGCGCGAAGCCGAGGGCCGCCACCGCGGCGCCGCCGCGCACCACCGGCACGGCGCCCCAGCGCTGCACGGCCCGGTCGCCGAGGGTCCGGCCGAGCAGCATCGCGACCATGTACCCGAGGTAGGAGAGCTTGGCGACGTCGTCCGGGCTGCCCAGCCCGTCGGTGAGGTACTTGACGCTGTAGTTGGAGACGGAGGCGTCCGCGATGTACGCCACGGCCATCGCCAGGCAGAGCGGCAGCAGCGGGCGCCAGGGGATGGAGCGGGCGGCGGCCTCGCTGGCCTCCCGGACGGCGTCGCCCAGCTCGGCCGGCCCGGCGAACCGGGTGCCGGCCAGGACGGCCAGCGGGATCAGGACGGCGGCGGCCGTCCCGAACAGGGTGAACAGGCTGAGGTGGTAGTGCGAGCCGAGGCCGGCGACGGCGGCGCCGAGGATGCCGCCCAGGCTGAACGCGGCGTGGAAGCCGAGCATGATCGAGCGCCCGTAGCGGTGCTGCAGGCCCACCCCGAGCATGTTCATGCTGGCGTCGAGCGCGCCGACCAGCAGTCCGAATGAGCCGAGCACCAGTCCCAGCTGCCAGAGCGTGTCGCCCAGGCCGACGGCGGCCAGGGTGAGGCAGAGGAGCGGCTGGACGACCCGCAGCACGCTGCGGGCGCTGGTCCGCTTGACCAGCCACTCGGACGTGATCGAGCCGACCCCGGCGAGCACCGGCACGGCGGCCAGGAAGACCGGCAGCAGCGAGTCGTCCAGCCCGTACCGGTCCTGGATCTCGGGGATGCAGGTGACCAGCAGGGCGAAGGTGATGCCCTGCAGGAGGAAGCTCACGGCCAGCGCGGCGCGTGCCTGCCGCAGCCGGGCCGGCGGGTCGGTGCTCATGCGGGACCTCACTACTGGCCGGTACGACGACGTTGGCGAGAGCGTAGGCGGTGCGCGGGTTTTTGGGGAGGGGTCGCGGGCCCGGGATCACGGCGGCCTCCGGCGGCCCCCGTCCCCGCGGGAGCCTCAGAGCAGAACGGACAGCTCCGACAGCTCGCCGACCAGCCCGGTGGCCCCGGCGGCGGTGAGCTTCGCCGGGTCGGTGAGGGCGGTGTGCCCGTACACGTCCATGCCGGCCGCGCGGGCGGCCAGCACGCCGTTGACACTGTCCTCCACGACCAGGCAGCGGGCCGGGTCGACGCCGAGGGTGCGGGCGGCGTGCAGGAACAGGTCGGGGGCGGGCTTGCCGACGCCGACGTCCTGGGCGCTGAAGATCCGCTCCTCCGGGAAGTACCCGCGCAGGCCGGTCAGGTCCAGCGCGGTGCGGATCCAGGAGTGGTGAGCGGAGGAGGCCAGGCAGTACGGCACGGAGCGCTGCCCGACCTCCTTCAGCAGCTGCTCCGCGCCGCGCACGGCGGTGAGTTCGGTCGCGAAGGCGTCGAAGACCCGGGCGTGGAACAGCTCGTCGAAGCCCTCGGGGAGCTTCGCGCCGTACCGTTCGCCGATCACGTCGTGCACCCGGTGCGCCGCGGTGCCCATGTAGTCCCGGTAGGAGTCCTCGACGGTGGTCGGGAAGCCCAGCTCGGTCAGGTACTCGGCGAGCAGCCGGTTCGAGATCGGCTCGCTGTCCACGAGGACGCCGTCATTGTCGAAGATCACCAGGTCGTAGCTCACACCCGCGAGCCTACTGCCGGGCCCGCCCGCCGCCGCGGCACGGACTACTTGCCGCCGGACGCCAGCTCCCGCGAACGGTCCCGGGCCGCCTCCAGGGCGCCGAGCAGGGCCGCCCGGACACCGTGGTTCTCCAGCTCGCGGATGGCCGCGATGGTGGTGCCGGCCGGCGAGGTGACGGCCTCCCGCAGCTTGACCGGGTGCTCGCCGGAGTCGCGCAGCATCACGGACGCGCCGATCGCGGACTGCACGATCAGGTCGTGGGCGACGTGCCGGGGCAGGCCGAGCAGGATGCCCGCGTCCGTCATCGCCTCGACCAGGAAGTAGAAGTACGCCGGGCCGGAGCCGGACAGCGCGGTGGCCGCGTCCTGCTGGGACTCGGGCAGTCGCAGGGCCTTGCCGACCGAACGGAAGATCTCCTCCGCGCGCTCCAGGTGCGCCTCGGTGGCGTGCGAGCCGCCGGAGATCACCGACATGCCCTCGTCCACCAGCACCGGCGTGTTGGGCATCACCCGGACGACGGGGGTGCCGACCGCGAGCCGTGCCTCGAACCAGCGGGTGGGGATGCCGGCCGCCGCCGAGATGACCAGCCGGTCGGTGCCGACGTGCGGGGCGAGTTCCTCCAGCAGGGTGCCCATGTCCTGCGGCTTCACCGCGAGGATCAGGGTGTCGGCGAGCTTCGCGGCCTCCGCGTTGGTCACCACGCCGACGCCGTACGTCGAGGCCAGCTCGGCCGCGCGCTCCGGGCGCCGGGCGGTGACCATGACGTCCGCCGGGTCCTTGCCGGCCCGCAGCAGGCCGGAGAGCAGTGCCTCGCCGATCTTCCCGGTGCCGAGGAAGGCGATCTTCTGTCCCTGTGCTGCGCTGCTGCTCATGGCCGCTCCTTCGTACCGTCCCGACTCGGTGCTGCGGCCATCCTCGCACCGGTGCCCGCGCGGGCGGGTGCCGGTCCAGCCCGTGGGCAGCTCCGGGCCCGGCCGTTCCGCTCCCGAACACCGGGCCCGGGGCGGCGGGTTCGGCCGGGCCCGGGCCGGCCGTCCGGCGGGGCCGTCCGCGGCCCCGGAGGCGCCGGCGGCCCCGCCGCGGGGAGGTCCGCGCGGCCCTCCCGGCGTAGGGGGAAACTCGGGGTTCTCCCCTATGGCTTCCCGCGCACCGGCGGAGCACCGTGGAGACATGGCACACGGAGACTTGTCCCGACGCGAAAATCAGCAGCTCGCCGTCGCCTCCGCGACGATGGGCCCGTGGCGGACGGCCGCGGGAGTCGGTGCGGTGGTGGGCGCCGCGGCGCTCGGGGTCGATCTGATCACCGGGCACTGGTCCATGAGCATGCTCGCCGGCCCGGCCGGCTGGGCACTGTTCTTCTTCTTCCTGGTCGGCACCGTCGGCGGGCGGCTCCGCACCGACACCGGGGACCGGCGGATCCGGCGCTGGGCCGGCGAGCACCCGTGGCAGGCCGCGATGCCCGCCGCCGGGGCCCTGCTGGTCCTCAACACGCTCGCGCAGACCTTCCTCGGGGACGCGAGCCTGATCGGCGCCTTCCTGGTGTCGCTGCTGCCGGCCGGTCTGCTGCTGGCGGTCGCCGGCGTGGTGGGTTCGGTGAAGCAGGCCCGCGAGAAGTGAGCCCGGCGGGCGGCCGAGCGCCCCGGGCCCGGGACCACGGGGGTGTTCCGGGGCCCGGGGCTCGGAACGGTGCCGGGGAGACGCGGCCCGGCGGCGGACACACCGGTCGCTATCGGTCCGAACCCACCGCCCGTCGCCCGGACTTGTGCCCCTGATCATCGGGGTGTCACCCGGCGTCGGCATACTGACGCGATGCCGACAGTCGAAGATCCGGATCCCCGCCGTTCCGAGGGGTCCGACCCGGACGGGAGCGACCCGTTCGAGAACCTCGTCCTGGACGAGGAGTTCGTCAAGGGTGCCACCGTGAAGGAGCAGGCCGGGCGCACCCGGATGCTCGCCGCGCGCTGGAAGGACCAGCCGCCGGTGGACCCGGGGGCCCGCCGCACCGTCCTCGACCCGACACCGGCCCGGCCGAAGCGCCGGCTGCGCCGCGCGCCCGCGCCGGTCGACGCCTGGGGCACGCCCCGGCGCCGGGGCCGGGACCTGCGCGCGCCGCTGTTCGTACTCCTCACCGTCGCGGTCCTGCTCGCCGTGCTCAACCTGGACGGCCTGCGGGACTGGTACCGGGGCACGCGGGGCGGCCTGCCCACCTCCGCCCCCTCGGTCGCCCCGGAGACGGCCCGACCCGGCTCGGCGCCCCCGTCGCTGGCCGCGCAGAGCCCGACCGTGGACCACCCGTGGGCGGGCTCGCCCGCCGAGGGCTGGCCGGCCGGCCCGGGCGCGATCGAGCTGCCCCCGGCGCAGGCGGTCGGGGCGTTCGACGCGGATCAGGTCGCGGCCCAGCTGAAGCTGGTCAAGGACTTCCTGGTGGCGTCCAACCTGGACCCGGCGGTGATCGCCGGGGGCCGCCCGGAGACCGCGCTGGACCTGCTGGACCGGGAGGAGCGGGACGCCGCCGTCCGGGGGCTGGACCACCCGGACGGGACGGCCGACGCCACCTCCCTGTTCAGCCGCTTCGACCCGCGCGACGCGATCCCGGTGGGTGACGTCCGGGTCCTCGGCCGGATGAGCGTGGAGGGCGACGGCGAGCGGGGCGTGCTGATCCACACCGACTTCAGCTTCGTGTACGCGCTGCGCCCCGGCCCGGAGGCCGGGCGGCCGCTGCCCGGCACCAAGCCGCCGGCGAGCGCCCGGCCGGCCGCTCCGGAGAACTCGGCCGCCGCGAAGCCGGTGGCCTGGACGATCGCCGCGAAGCCGGTGGCCCGGACGATCGCCGTGGCCGAGGAGGTCGGCGGGAGCACCCGGACCGCCCGCACCGTCGTGCGGCGGGCTGACACCTACCGCTTCTACGATCCGGCCCGCTACCGGACCAACCCCAAGAAGATCAACTTCGCGGAGTTCCGCGGCGACGTGGCCAACACCGCCTGCCACGTCCAGGACGGCTTCTACCACCCGTACTTCGAGCAGTTCGCGGTGCCGGCCCCGCCCGGGCAGACGCCCCACGGGCCCGCCACCGACCCGTACGACCGGAGCACGCCGGCCCCCGTCCCCGACCCGAGCGCGGGCCCGGAGTGCGGCACCATCAGCCGCAGCTGACCGGACGGAGGGCTCAGCCCCGCCGCCTGCCGCGGCCCGGCGCCCTGGTGTCGGGCCGCCGGCTGCGGTTGGCCTGGCGCCGCTCGAACCGCTGGAGGGCCTCCTCGTGGCGGGCCCGCTCGACCGCCTCGCCGGGAGCCTCGACCAGGCTGCGGGCGAAGTAGGCGAGCAGCGCGCCCACCCCGCCGATGATCCAGACCGCGCCGAGCGACTTGTCCTCGGCCATCCAGCCGGTGAGCGACTCCCGGCCCTCGCTCAGCAGCTTCCAGTTGCGCAGGGCCGCCAGGCAGGAGCAGATCGCGACGGCGGCGACCAGCAGGCCGTGGACGAAGCCCCCGGCGTCCGACATCTGCACGCCCTGGACGCCGAAGCGCAGCAGCAGCGCGCCGGTGGCCGCGGCCAGCAGGGCGCCCACGGGGACGAGCACCCGGCGCAACCGGTAGTCGGAGCCGCGCCCGACCCAGCTGGTGCCGAACCAGCGGATGCCCGCCGGTGCGGGGGCGCCCTCGGGGGCGGGGCCGGCCGGGCTGCTGCTGGGGGTGGGGTGCTCGCTCACGGATCCGATTATCACCCGCCCGGCCCGGAACCACGTAGGAGCCGCCCCGGCTGCCGGGGCGGCTCCTACGACGTCCTGCCTGTCACCGCCTGCTGGTCCTGGCGACCCGCGGGGTGCGGTCAGCCGAGCTTGCTGACGTCCCGGACGGCGCCCTTGTCGGCCGAGGTGGCCATCGCCGCGTACGCCTTGAGCGCCTGGCTGACCTCGCGCTGCCGGTTCTTCGGCCGGTAGCCGCCCTCGGACTCCAGCTTCAGCCGGCGCTCGTGCAGCTCCTCGAAGGAGACCTGCAGGTCGACCTTCCGGGCCGGGATGTCGATCGAGATGATGTCGCCGTCCTCGACCAGCGCGATGGCCCCGCCGGATGCCGCCTCGGGCGAGGCGTGGCCGATGGAGAGGCCCGAGGTGCCGCCGGAGAACCGGCCGTCGGTGATCAGCGCGCAGGCCTTGCCCAGGCCCCGGCCCTTGAGGAAGGAGGTCGGGTAGAGCATCTCCTGCATGCCGGGGCCTCCCTTGGGGCCCTCGTAGCGGATGACGACCACGTCGCCCTCCTTGACCCGCTTGGTCAGGATCGCGTCGACGGCGTCCTCCTGGGACTCCAGCACCACGGCCGGGCCGCTGAAGGTCCAGATCGACTCGTCGACGCCGGCCGTCTTCACGATGCAGCCGTCCTCGGCGAGGTTGCCGTAGAGCACCGCGAGGCCGCCCTCGACGGAGTAGGCGTGCTCGACGCTGCGGATGCAGCCGCCCGCCGCGTCGGTGTCCAGGGTGTCCCAGCGCTCGGACTGCGAGAAGGCGGTGGCCGAGCGGACGCAGCCCGGGGCGGCGTGGAACAGCTCGACGGCCTCCGGCGACGGCGAGCCGCCGCGGATGTCCCAGCCCTTCAGCCACTCGTCGAGCGAGCCGGAGTGCACGGTGTGCACGTCCTCGTTCAGCAGCCCGCCGCGGTAGAGCTCGCCGAGGATCGCGGGGACGCCGCCGGCCCGGTGGACGTCCTCCATGTAGTACTTGCCGTTGGGCGCGACCTTCGACAGGCACGGCACCTTGCGCGAGATGGCGTCGATGGCCCGCATGTCGAAGTCCACCTCGGCCTCCTGGGCCGCGGCGAGCAGGTGCAGGATCGTGTTGGTGGAGCCGCCCATCGCGATGTCCAGCGCCATGGCGTTCTCGAACGCGGCGCGGGTGGCGATGTTGCGCGGCAGGACGGAGTAGTCGTCCTGGTGGTAGTGCCGCTTGGTGATGTCGACGATGGTGCGGCCGGCGTCCTCGTACAGCGCCTTGCGGGCGGTGTGGGTGGCCAGCACCGAGCCGTTGGCGGGCAGCGAGAGGCCGATCGCCTCGGTCAGGCAGTTCATCGAGTTGGCGGTGAACATGCCCGAGCACGACCCGCAGGTCGGACAGGCGTTCTCCTCGATGATGGCGATGTCCTCGTCCGAGACGTTCTCGTTGACGGCGTCGGAGATCGCGTTGACCAGGTCGAGCTTGCGGACGGTGCCGTCCACCAGGACGGCCTGGCCGGCCTCCATCGGGCCGCCGGAGACGAAGACGGTCGGGATGTTGAGGCGCAGCGCGGCCATCAGCATGCCCGGGGTGATCTTGTCGCAGTTCGAGATGCAGATCAGGGCGTCCGCGCAGTGCGCGTTGACCATGTACTCGACCGAGTCGGCGATCAGGTCGCGCGAGGGCAGCGAGTACAGCATGCCGGCGTGGCCCATCGCGATGCCGTCGTCCACCGCGATGGTGTTGAACTCGCGGGGGATGCCGCCGGCCGCCTGGACGGCCTCGGAGACGATCCGGCCGACCGGCTGCAGGTGGGTGTGGCCCGGCACGAACTCGGTGAAGGAGTTGGCCACCGCGATGATCGGCTTGCCGAAGTCCTCGCGGGCTACGCCGGCCGCCCGGAGAAGCGCCCGGGCGCCTGCCATGTTGCGACCGTGGGTGACCGTACGGGACTTCAGCTCGGGCACTGTGCTCCACTCCTTCGGAGGCTGCTGCGGCCGACTGCGCTGGTGGGAGGGTGCAGGGCCGCTGTTAGCTATCGAGCGTACGCCTCAGGTCCAGCGCGCGGACGCTCCGTCCGCGATGCGGTCAGTGCGGGTCGTACCGTGACCGGCCCCGGCGGCGCCGGCGCGTCAGCCCCCGGTGACCGCGACCGTGAGGTCCAGGACGTACGGCTCGGTGACCCAGCCGTCCGGGAACTCGGCGAGCAGCGCCTCCCGCTCGACCGCCAGCAGCGGCGCGCGGCGCTCGGGGGTGAGCGCCGCCAGGTACGAGCGCGAGGTGAGGTCGGTGATCACCTGGTCGACGGTGATCACCCGTTCCCAGCGCAGCACGGCGCTGCCCAGCCGCAGGCCGTACGGCTCCAGGTGCCCGACGATCTCGTTCACCGCGCCGTAGCCGTGGTAGGAGCCCTGCAGCGCCTCGGCGAGCCGGGTGCCCATCGCCCGGACCCAGCCCGTCGAGCTGTCCTTGACGTTCCACCAGGTGGCCAGCGCGCCGCCCGGGCGCAGCACCCGGAGCGCCTCGGGGACGGAGCGGGCCGGGTCCGTCCAGTGGAAGGCCTGGGCGTAGGTGATCAGGTCGGCGGTGGAGTCGTGGAAGGGCAGGTCGTTGCCGTCCCCGCGGACCAGCGGCAGCTCGGGCGAGACGGCGTGCAGGCGCCGGGCCATCCCCGGGGTGGGCTCGACGGCGGTGACCCGGGCGCCGCGCGCGGCCAGCAGCCGGGTGGCGATGCCGGTGCCCGCGCCGACGTCCAGCACGTCCGCGCCCTTCAGCGGGCGGCCGGTCAGCCGCTCCAGCTCGTCGAAGAGTGCGTCGGGGTAGCTCGGCCGGGCCCGGTCGTACTCCTCGGCGACCGCACCGAAGGACGAAGCGAGCGTGTCATGGTCCGTCATGTCTCCCCCTGCTCACAGTGGTTCGCACTCGTGCGGTCCATCGTCAGCGTACCCGGGCGGGGGTGGCCAGGTGGAGCCGGGTGAAGGCGAGCGCCTCGGCGAGGTCGGCCTCGCGTTCGGCGGCGGAGACCGAGCGGCGGGTGTTGACCTCCAGGACCACGTGGCCGTCGAAGCCGGTCCGGGCCAGGTGTTCCAGCAGTTCGGCGCAGGGCTGGCTGCCGCGGCCCGGGATCAGGTGCTCGTCCTTGCCGGAGCCGGAGCCGTCGGCCAGGTGGATGTGGGCCAGCCGGTCGCCCATCCGCCGGACCATCTCCATCGCGTCGATCCGGGAGGTGGAGGCGTGCGACAGGTCGATGGTGAAGTGCCGGTACTCCTCCTCGGTGACGTCCCAGCCGGGGGCGTAGGCGAGCATCTCGCGGTCGCGGTAGCGCCAGGGGTACATGTTCTCCACCGCGAAGCGGACGTCGGTCTCGCCCGCCATCCGCCCGATCCCCTCGACGAAGTCGCGGGCGTACTGCCGCTGCCAGCGGAACGGCGGGTGGACGACGACGGCACCGGCGCCGAGCTTCTCGGCGGCGGCCCGGGCCCGGACCAGCTTGGTCCACGGGTCGGTGGTCCACACCCGCTGGGTGATCAGCAGGCAGGGCGCGTGGACGGCCAGGATCGGCATCCGGTGGGCGTCGGAGAGCCGGCGCAGCGCCTCGACGTCCTGGCTGACCGGGTCGTTCCAGACCATCACCTCGACGCCGTCGTAGCCCAGCTTCTCGGCCAGTTCGAAGGCCACGGAGGTGGACTCGGGGTACACCGAGGCGGTGGACAGCGCGACCTTGGTGTCGGGGATGTGCAGCCCGGGGTGCTGCGGCAGGACCAGGCGGTCGGTGGTACGCAGCAGGGGCGCCGTCCGGGCGGCCCGCTTGGCGGCCTTGACGGCGCCGACGGTCCGCACGGCGCGTTTCACGGCGGCCTTCGCCGGGGTCCGGGGGGCCTTGGCCGCCCCGGCCGAGGCCTTGGCGGGGGCGGCGGCGGGGGCGGCGGCCCGGGCGCGTTCGCGGCGCCCGGCCGGCCGGCCGGGTTCCGGCGGCCCGGCGGGCACGGCCGGTGCGGCGTCCTCGGCGGCACGCCCTCGGCGGGGCGCCCTGGGCTGCTTGCCGGCTCCGGCCGGGGGCGGTCCGGCCTGCTCGGGTCCGGCCTGCGTGGTGCCGGCCTGCGTGGTGCCGGCCTGCGTGGTGCCGGTGCCGCCGGCGGTGCCCGGGTCCGGGAGTTCACCGGCGCCCGGCCGGCCTGCCTTCGCGGCCTTGCCGGCCTTGCCCGTCCCGCCCGTCCGGCCCGTCCTGCCGCCGGCCGACTTCACCGTCCGGGCGGTCCGGGAGGCCGCCTCCACCGTCCGCCTGGCGGCCGTACCCGCCCGGGCCCGGCGCGGCCCGGCCGGCCGCGGCTGCCCCGCACCGGCAGCGCGGCCCTCCTGCGTCCCGTCCTCGTCCGCTGGTTGCGCCACGGGAGACAGCGTATGCGGACACGGCCCGGAACGGGACGTAGGCGACGAACGTCACGGACCGGGCGGCGTTGTCAGCCGGTGAGGGCGGCCCGGTTGCGGTCGGCGGGGCTGTCCAGGGTGTCGAGGCGGCGCAGGATGATGCCCTCCCGCAGCGCCCACGGACAGATGTCCAGCTCGGCCAGGCCGAAGATGTCCATCGCGGCGTCCGCGACCAGGGCGCCGGCCAGCAGTTGCCGGGCCCGGCCCGGCGAGACGCCCGGGATCTGCGCCCGCTCGGCGACCGACATCGCGCAGAGCCGGGGCACCCAGGCGGACAGGCCGGACCTGGTGAGCTTGCGGGTGGTGTACTGGCCCGCGTCGGCGGGGGCGGCGCCGGTCATCCGGGCCAGCTGCTTGAAGGTCTTGGAGGTGGCCACCGCGTGGTCCGGCGCCCCGAGCCGGGCGATCTCGCCGGCCACGCTGGCGATCTCGGCCCGGATGTGGCGTCTGAGCCGGCGCAGGTCCTCCGGGTCGGCGACGTCCCCGGGGAGCCAGCCGGCCGTGAGCCGGCCCGCGCCGAGCGGCAGCGAGCAGGCCACGTCGGGCTGCTCGTCCAGGCCGCAGGCGATCTCCAGGGAGCCGCCGCCGATGTCGAGGTTGAGCAGCCGGCCGGAGGACCAGCCGAACCAGCGCCGGACGGCCAGGAACGTCAGCCGCGCCTCGTCCTGGCCGGAGAGCACCCGCAGCTCGACGCCCGTCTCCTCGGCGACCCGCCGCAGCACCTCCTCGCCGTTGCCGGCCTCCCGCACGGCGGAGGTGGCGAACGGCAGGACGTCCACCACGCCCTTGTCCTCGGCGACCCGGATCGACGAGGCGACCATGCCGATCAGCTTGTCCACGCCGCTCGCGTGGATCGAGCCCTCGGCGTCGAGCAGTTCCGCCAGCCGCAGCTCCGCCTTGTGGGAGTACGCGGGCAGCGGGGCAGCCCCGGGATGGGCGTCCACCACGAGGAAGTGGACGGTGTTGGAACCTACGTCTAGAACACCGAGTCGCATAACCGTCCACGCTACGCGATACCACCGACCACCGGTCCTGGCCCGCACATTCCGATCGGCGGGCCGGGACGTCCGGCCTCCCGCCGCCCGGCGGGGCGCGGCCGGCGGCGGAGCGCGCCCGCACCTGCGGCCGGGCGCAGCGCCGGGCGCCGTGCGGGCCGACCGCCTGACGCCCACTCAGGCGGTCGGCTCAGGTCGGTCGCTCGGGACACCGGCCCAGGGCACCGGCTCAGGGCACCGGCCCGCGGCGACGGCCCGCGGCGACGGGTGCCACCGGCGCGCTACGGGGTGCCGGCCGGGGCGGGCTGTCCGCTCCTGGGCGCGCGGCAGCGGGCGTCCACCCACGGCCGGGCCCGGTCCGGCACGTCGGTGATCAGGCCGGCCGCGTCCCGGTCGGACATCGCCTGCCAGGACGGCTCGTCGTCCAGCGTCCACACGTAGACCTGGTGCCCGGCCCGGCGTTCGGCCCCGATCCGCTCGGCGGTCGCCAGCCCCGTGTCCAGGGCCAGCCCGGCCAGCGGCAGGCCGTCCGGCGGGTCCGCCAGGCCGCCGCCCTGGATCAGCACCAGCGGCAGCCGGGGCGCCTCCTCGTGCGCCTGCCGCAGGTGGGCCGCGGAGAAGGAGTACAGGACGACGTCGGCCCGGCTGGCCGCCGCGATCCGGGCGATCCGGGCGACGTCCTCGGGCCGCTGCCACTTGATCTCCATCAGCAGCCTGGTCCTGGTGCCGGCCAGCCGGGTCAGCAGCTGTTCGAGCGTCGGAACGGGCTCCGGGCCGCCCGGGCCGACGGTGACCCGCAGGCCGGCGATCTGGGCGGCCGTCAGGGCGGCCACCTCGCCCTTGCCGTCGGTGACCCGGTCGACGGAGGAGTCGTGCATCAGGACGGGCACGCCGTCCTTGGTGGTCTGCACGTCGGTCTCCAGCCAGTCGGCGCCGCCCCGCAGGGCGGCCTCGAAGGAGGCCATGGTGTTCTCCGGGGCGGCGGCGGGCGCGCCGCGGTGGCCGATCACGACCGGCCGGTCGCAGGGCTCGGGGGCCGCGGCCACCTGCGCGCGCAGCGCGGTCACCGGGGCCGCCGGCGCCGCCCGGCCGGCGGCCGGCGCGGCGCAGCCCGCGGCGAGCACCGCCAGGGTGGCGAGCAGGGCCGCGGGCAGGCGGGGTGGAACGGTCAAGGCGGGGCTCCGGCTCGGGTCGTGCGCGTCCGGGCGGCGCTCGGACGGTTCATCAAACATGGGAGCGGGCCGGCGGGGCGAACCGGCGCGGCCCGCCGCTGCGGCAGGCCGCTGCGGGCCGGGCCGGTTCAGGAACAGTCCGGTTCAGGGCCGGAGCCGGTTCAGGGCTTGGCCGGTTCAGGCCGGGCCGGTTTCACAGCAGGCCGTCCCAGAACTGCTCGACCAGCACGGCCCACCAGTTCTCGGGGTCGTCGAAGACCGTGCGGTCGACCGCCGCCAGCCCCCACTGGAGTTCGGCGACGGCCTGCCCGGCCGCGTACGGGTGCAGGCCGCGCAGCCGGGGCAGCCGGTCCGCGAACAGCGACAGGCAGCGGACGAAGGCCGTCAGGTCCGCGTTGCAGTAGCGGGCCGTGGCGTGGTCCGGGTCGATCGCGCGGACCACGCCGCGCGCGGTGTCCACCGTGATCAGCGCCCAGCCGTCAGTGCCCAGCACCACCTGCGAGACCAGCTCCTGCGCGGCCCGGACGGTGGCCAGCGTGCCGCGCCCGAGCTCCGCCAGGTGGTCGGCCACCGACGGGAGCACCGGGCCGGGCCGGGTGCCGTCGGCGATCCCGTCCGGCAGCGGGTGGTGCAGCGCGAAGTACCCCTCGACCAGGACCGGCACGCCGACCCCGAGCAGCGCCCGGGCGGTCACCTCCGGCAGGTCCGCCCGGCCGACGTCGGCCGGGTCGAAGCGGCGGACGCCGGCCGGGCCGAACTGCTCCGCCAGCCGGGCCGCCAGGGGCCGGTCGTGCTCGGCCGCGGCCGCGGGCACCGAGCGGGGGAACGGCACCCGGTTGCGCCGGGCGGGCGCGGGCTGCCCCGG
Protein-coding regions in this window:
- the ilvD gene encoding dihydroxy-acid dehydratase, with protein sequence MPELKSRTVTHGRNMAGARALLRAAGVAREDFGKPIIAVANSFTEFVPGHTHLQPVGRIVSEAVQAAGGIPREFNTIAVDDGIAMGHAGMLYSLPSRDLIADSVEYMVNAHCADALICISNCDKITPGMLMAALRLNIPTVFVSGGPMEAGQAVLVDGTVRKLDLVNAISDAVNENVSDEDIAIIEENACPTCGSCSGMFTANSMNCLTEAIGLSLPANGSVLATHTARKALYEDAGRTIVDITKRHYHQDDYSVLPRNIATRAAFENAMALDIAMGGSTNTILHLLAAAQEAEVDFDMRAIDAISRKVPCLSKVAPNGKYYMEDVHRAGGVPAILGELYRGGLLNEDVHTVHSGSLDEWLKGWDIRGGSPSPEAVELFHAAPGCVRSATAFSQSERWDTLDTDAAGGCIRSVEHAYSVEGGLAVLYGNLAEDGCIVKTAGVDESIWTFSGPAVVLESQEDAVDAILTKRVKEGDVVVIRYEGPKGGPGMQEMLYPTSFLKGRGLGKACALITDGRFSGGTSGLSIGHASPEAASGGAIALVEDGDIISIDIPARKVDLQVSFEELHERRLKLESEGGYRPKNRQREVSQALKAYAAMATSADKGAVRDVSKLG
- a CDS encoding sugar phosphate isomerase/epimerase family protein; translation: MHIPDTKVALSTASVYPESTSVAFELAEKLGYDGVEVMVWNDPVSQDVEALRRLSDAHRMPILAVHAPCLLITQRVWTTDPWTKLVRARAAAEKLGAGAVVVHPPFRWQRQYARDFVEGIGRMAGETDVRFAVENMYPWRYRDREMLAYAPGWDVTEEEYRHFTIDLSHASTSRIDAMEMVRRMGDRLAHIHLADGSGSGKDEHLIPGRGSQPCAELLEHLARTGFDGHVVLEVNTRRSVSAAEREADLAEALAFTRLHLATPARVR
- a CDS encoding HAD family hydrolase, encoding MSYDLVIFDNDGVLVDSEPISNRLLAEYLTELGFPTTVEDSYRDYMGTAAHRVHDVIGERYGAKLPEGFDELFHARVFDAFATELTAVRGAEQLLKEVGQRSVPYCLASSAHHSWIRTALDLTGLRGYFPEERIFSAQDVGVGKPAPDLFLHAARTLGVDPARCLVVEDSVNGVLAARAAGMDVYGHTALTDPAKLTAAGATGLVGELSELSVLL
- a CDS encoding SCO2583/SCO2584 N-terminal domain-containing protein, producing MPTVEDPDPRRSEGSDPDGSDPFENLVLDEEFVKGATVKEQAGRTRMLAARWKDQPPVDPGARRTVLDPTPARPKRRLRRAPAPVDAWGTPRRRGRDLRAPLFVLLTVAVLLAVLNLDGLRDWYRGTRGGLPTSAPSVAPETARPGSAPPSLAAQSPTVDHPWAGSPAEGWPAGPGAIELPPAQAVGAFDADQVAAQLKLVKDFLVASNLDPAVIAGGRPETALDLLDREERDAAVRGLDHPDGTADATSLFSRFDPRDAIPVGDVRVLGRMSVEGDGERGVLIHTDFSFVYALRPGPEAGRPLPGTKPPASARPAAPENSAAAKPVAWTIAAKPVARTIAVAEEVGGSTRTARTVVRRADTYRFYDPARYRTNPKKINFAEFRGDVANTACHVQDGFYHPYFEQFAVPAPPGQTPHGPATDPYDRSTPAPVPDPSAGPECGTISRS
- the proC gene encoding pyrroline-5-carboxylate reductase, translating into MSSSAAQGQKIAFLGTGKIGEALLSGLLRAGKDPADVMVTARRPERAAELASTYGVGVVTNAEAAKLADTLILAVKPQDMGTLLEELAPHVGTDRLVISAAAGIPTRWFEARLAVGTPVVRVMPNTPVLVDEGMSVISGGSHATEAHLERAEEIFRSVGKALRLPESQQDAATALSGSGPAYFYFLVEAMTDAGILLGLPRHVAHDLIVQSAIGASVMLRDSGEHPVKLREAVTSPAGTTIAAIRELENHGVRAALLGALEAARDRSRELASGGK
- a CDS encoding class I SAM-dependent methyltransferase; protein product: MTDHDTLASSFGAVAEEYDRARPSYPDALFDELERLTGRPLKGADVLDVGAGTGIATRLLAARGARVTAVEPTPGMARRLHAVSPELPLVRGDGNDLPFHDSTADLITYAQAFHWTDPARSVPEALRVLRPGGALATWWNVKDSSTGWVRAMGTRLAEALQGSYHGYGAVNEIVGHLEPYGLRLGSAVLRWERVITVDQVITDLTSRSYLAALTPERRAPLLAVEREALLAEFPDGWVTEPYVLDLTVAVTGG